From Candidatus Methanoperedens sp., one genomic window encodes:
- the nadC gene encoding carboxylating nicotinate-nucleotide diphosphorylase — MLLTELERFVEEDIGYDDISCNIIPDCRVRAEVIAKEFGIVAGLAEATQIFEYFEVFPATDFQDGDLVKENEVIFSLDGGARSILKAERLALNFLGRMSGIATLTREYVERAGGPRIAGTRKTTPGFRKFEKKAIVAGGGDPHRYNLSDAVMIKDNHIAVIGLEKAITAAKKAASFTKKIEVEVETADDAVIAANMGADIIMFDNMTVKEIQKAVNILEEKGLRDGITLEASGGISIENVDKYARTTVDVISIGALTHSSNWLDVSLRINSVIPESEIL, encoded by the coding sequence ATGCTATTAACTGAACTGGAACGTTTTGTTGAAGAAGATATCGGCTACGATGATATTTCATGCAATATAATTCCGGATTGCAGGGTCAGAGCAGAAGTTATCGCTAAGGAATTCGGAATTGTTGCAGGTTTAGCTGAAGCCACGCAGATCTTTGAATATTTTGAAGTTTTTCCTGCTACGGATTTCCAGGATGGGGACCTGGTAAAAGAAAACGAAGTCATTTTCAGCCTCGATGGCGGGGCAAGATCAATACTTAAAGCAGAAAGGCTTGCATTGAATTTCCTGGGAAGAATGAGTGGTATCGCAACCCTTACGCGCGAGTATGTGGAAAGAGCCGGAGGGCCAAGGATCGCAGGTACCAGGAAAACGACGCCAGGATTCCGGAAATTTGAAAAAAAAGCAATCGTGGCGGGGGGTGGAGATCCTCACAGGTATAATCTTTCAGATGCTGTCATGATAAAAGATAACCATATTGCTGTGATCGGGCTTGAAAAAGCCATAACAGCAGCTAAAAAAGCAGCAAGTTTCACGAAGAAAATAGAAGTTGAAGTGGAAACAGCAGATGATGCAGTCATAGCTGCAAACATGGGCGCGGATATTATAATGTTCGATAACATGACAGTGAAGGAAATTCAAAAGGCGGTAAATATACTTGAAGAAAAAGGGCTAAGGGACGGTATCACACTTGAAGCATCTGGCGGCATATCCATTGAAAACGTGGATAAATATGCAAGGACAACGGTTGATGTTATTTCGATCGGAGCGCTAACACATTCATCGAACTGGCTTGATGTCAGCCTTCGGATTAATTCAGTTATACCGGAATCAGAAATTTTATAG